A window of Mobiluncus massiliensis genomic DNA:
CAGTTTCGACCAAGGCGGTAGCGATAATCGTCAAGGAACCGCCGTTTTCAACGTTGCGGGCGGCACCAAAGAACCGCTTGGGCGGGTACAGTGCGGAGGCATCCACACCGCCGGAGAGAATCCGGCCCGAAGCCGGGGCAGCGAGGTTGTAAGCACGTCCCAACCGGGTGATGGAGTCCAGCAGCACCACGACATCGCCGCCCAGCTCCACCAGGCGCTTGGCCCGCTCAATGGCGAGTTCTGCCACCGTGGTGTGCTCCGAGGCAGGGCGATCGAAAGTCGAGGCAATAACCTCCCCCTTGACCGTGCGCTGCATATCGGTGACTTCCTCCGGACGTTCATCCACCAGAACCACCATGATGTGTACTTCGGGGTTGTTGATAGAAATCGCGTTGGCAATTTGCTGCAAGATGATAGTCTTGCCGGCTTTCGGCGGAGACACAATCAGGCCGCGCTGACCCTTGCCGATAGGAGCCATCAGGTCAATAATCCGCGGAGCTAATACCTTCGAAGATGTTTCCAAGCGTAGCTGTTCATCGGGATACAGCGGGGTCAGCTTGGAAAACTCGATTCGTTGCGAGGCCTCCTCAATGCTCTGACCGTTGATGGACTCCAGATGCACCAGAGCATTGTGCTTGACGCGGCGTTCTTCACCTTCACGAGGCTTGCGCACGGCCCCCACAATCGCATCGCCGGAACGCAGTCCCCACCGGCGCACCTGACCCAAAGTCACGTAGACATCGTTGGGCCCGGGAAGATAACCGGAGGTCCGGACAAAAGCGTGGTTTTCTTTCACCTCCAAGATGCCTGCGATGGGCAGCAATTCTTCAGGGCTGATTTCCTCGCTACCGTTGTTTTCGTTGTCATCGCGATCGCGTCCACGATTACGGTTGCGGTTACGCCCGCGGCGATCATTGCGATTACGACGGTCATAGCGTTCGCCCCGCTCGTCTTGAGTCTGTTCGCGCCGCACGCTGGCTCCCTGGGCCACCGCCTCCAGCTGAGGATTGTTTTCCGTGGCGGACTCGGCATCATCATGGTTGCGTTGACGACGCGAGGGCTTAGCCCCCAGGTCATGCTCCAACGCCGCCTTTACGTCAAGGGGGGCAGCTGTGTTTTCGGAGTTTTCTTCCGCGGCAGGTTCGCCCGCCGGTGCGGAAGCGCGACGATGACGACGCGCCGCATGCTCCTGGCTCGCGGAAGACGCAGAGTCTTTCTCACCATCATGTTCAGAAGCCCGAGACTGTTCCTGAGTCATAGATTTCCGGGGTGCGGAGTCAGCAGCTGCACCTCCAGACTTCTGTTTTTCAATAATCGCTTCAATAAGTTGCGGTTTTCGAGCCTGAGAAATGCCTTTAATGCCCAGCGACTTTGCCAGTTCGCGCAGTTCCGAAAGCTTCATAGCAGCCAGTTGATTGTCGTTCACAAGTGTCCTTATCTCAAAGGTTAATGGGTAAAAACTTGCGCAACGTTCCCAAATACGAAGGTTCGCAAGCAGACCGATTCAAGAAATACGAATCGGGTTTGGCCCGGAAGATATCTACGGACCCGCGGCTGAGCCGTGTTGATAAAATCATACCTCCGCGCTAAGGTTTCAACAAAACGAGTATCAACTTCGTGAGCGTGACCCCGTCATGACCCGGACCACACAATGGTCTATCAGGAACGGAAGCTACAGCAGCAACGCAACTTCGGGGCACTAGGGAGTGGTTTCCGCCGCTTCATGCGTTATTTTCACATTCAATGCTTTTGCGGAACTGGATTTTTTATCTCCCCATCCGAAAAACTTCATTATTCAAAGAAAGGCACTCTAATGAAACGCATAATTGCAGCTGCTGCAATTTCAGCACTAACCTTGGTCGGCATGACGGCCTGCACTCAGCCCAGCTCAGGACCCACCGGCGGCGGTAACACTGCCACTGGAGACACAATCAAAATCGGCGTGAACTACGAGCTTTCCGGTGCGGTAGCCACCTACGGTAAACAAAATGTTGACGGCATCCAACTGGCAGTTGATGAAATCAACGCCCAGGGCGGTGTCAACGGAAAAAAGATTGAAATTGTGAAATACGATTCCAAGTCAGAGCCGGCCGAAGCCACTACTCTGGCCACCAAGTTGATGAGCCAGGACAAGGTCCTCGCCATGATTGGTCCGGCTACCTCCGGTTCTTTCAAAGCAGTCATCCCCGCCGGTAACCAGAATAAAGTTCCGGTCATTTCCGGATCAGCCACTGCGGATGACGTGACCGTCACCGGCGGCAAGCTCCAAGAATTTGCTTTCCGCACCTGCTTTTCCGATTCCTACCAGGGCGGCGTGATGGCGAAATACGCCGCTGAAAAGTTGGGTGCCAAGACCGCAGTCATCATGGGAGACACCTCCTCTGACTACGCGAAAGGCCTGGCCAAGAACTTTAAGGAAAACTTCACCAAATCCGGCGGTTCAGTCGTGGCGGAAGAAGGCTACGTGGCTGGTGACACCGATTTCAAGGCGACCTTGACCAACATCAAGGGCAAGGATTTCGATGTGCTTTATATCCCCGGCTACTACCAGGAAGTCGGCCTCATCATCAAGCAAGCCCGCGAGCTGGGCATTGACGCCAAGATTCTGGGAGGTGACGGCTTTGACTCCCCCACCCTGCTGGAACTGGCCGGTGCCTCGGCGTTGAACAACGTGTACTTCACGTCGCACTACTCGGCTTTGGATACTTCTAATACGAAACTGCAAGACTTCATCAAGACCTACAAGGATAAGTTCGGCGAGGATCCGTCCTCGTTCAACGCCTTGGGCTACGACACGGCTTACTTCGTGGCCAAGGCGATTGGTGAAGCGAAAGAGTTGAACGGTCCGGCTATTGCCGAAGCGATGGCTAACGCTAAGGGCTTCGAGGGCGTGACCGGTTCTTTCGATATGGATCCCAAGACTCATGACCCGATTAAGACGGCGGTCGTGGTTTCCCTGAAGGACGGTGTCCAGGACTCCGCTGAGGCCTACGCCCTGAAGTAATCGAGTGTTTCCCAAGGGCGGGGCGGCCCGTTGGCCCGAGTCTTCACCAGGTTCGGGCTCCCCGCCCTCGGGACCTCGAGAAAGAACGTTCCTCATGGATTTGATACTGCAACAGCTGATTAACGGCCTGTCGCTGGGAAGTATCTATGCGCTAATCGCGCTGGGATACACCATGGTCTATGGCATCATTCAGCTCATCAATTTCGCCCACGGCGACGTCCTGATGGTCGGGGCTTACGTTGGTTTCGCAGGAATGGTCCTGCTGCACCTCGACCCGTTCACATCTTTGCTGGCAGCAATGATTATCTGCGCGATTTTAGGGATGCTGATTGAGCGTTTGGCTTATAAGCCGCTGCGCCACTCGACCCGAATCGCCGTACTGATTACCGCTATTGGTATGTCCCTGCTGATTGAGTACGTGATGAT
This region includes:
- the rho gene encoding transcription termination factor Rho, which produces MNDNQLAAMKLSELRELAKSLGIKGISQARKPQLIEAIIEKQKSGGAAADSAPRKSMTQEQSRASEHDGEKDSASSASQEHAARRHRRASAPAGEPAAEENSENTAAPLDVKAALEHDLGAKPSRRQRNHDDAESATENNPQLEAVAQGASVRREQTQDERGERYDRRNRNDRRGRNRNRNRGRDRDDNENNGSEEISPEELLPIAGILEVKENHAFVRTSGYLPGPNDVYVTLGQVRRWGLRSGDAIVGAVRKPREGEERRVKHNALVHLESINGQSIEEASQRIEFSKLTPLYPDEQLRLETSSKVLAPRIIDLMAPIGKGQRGLIVSPPKAGKTIILQQIANAISINNPEVHIMVVLVDERPEEVTDMQRTVKGEVIASTFDRPASEHTTVAELAIERAKRLVELGGDVVVLLDSITRLGRAYNLAAPASGRILSGGVDASALYPPKRFFGAARNVENGGSLTIIATALVETGSKMDEVIFEEFKGTGNMELRLSRELAEKRLYPAVDVNASGTRHEEVLFTKEELSVLWRLRRVLASLELEQAAGVVLQKLKDTQNNAEFLMAVAKTTPAE
- a CDS encoding ABC transporter substrate-binding protein, coding for MKRIIAAAAISALTLVGMTACTQPSSGPTGGGNTATGDTIKIGVNYELSGAVATYGKQNVDGIQLAVDEINAQGGVNGKKIEIVKYDSKSEPAEATTLATKLMSQDKVLAMIGPATSGSFKAVIPAGNQNKVPVISGSATADDVTVTGGKLQEFAFRTCFSDSYQGGVMAKYAAEKLGAKTAVIMGDTSSDYAKGLAKNFKENFTKSGGSVVAEEGYVAGDTDFKATLTNIKGKDFDVLYIPGYYQEVGLIIKQARELGIDAKILGGDGFDSPTLLELAGASALNNVYFTSHYSALDTSNTKLQDFIKTYKDKFGEDPSSFNALGYDTAYFVAKAIGEAKELNGPAIAEAMANAKGFEGVTGSFDMDPKTHDPIKTAVVVSLKDGVQDSAEAYALK